GTTGTTGATGAATATTTACCTGTACGAAGTTTTTAAGAGCAGGAGCAAGAAAATCATATCTTAATGTGCCGTTTTTATTTGGAAATGAAGGTGCGGTGATTCTTGGCGGTGTGTATTCCCGCCATTTATGGCTCCGATAGAAAAACCGGAGGCTGTCGCTACTGTTGGGTTTATTAACAGCGTAAGTGTACCTGCAACCCCGACAATGAAATGCTGTTTTGGCCACCTAGTCCCCTTGCCGTTGCAGGCGGGCTGAAGCGGTACCTGCCGCTATGAGGTGCGAGGCAGCGAAGCGTACAAGCGAAAAACGGAAAGAGCCGTATTGTTATGTTCAGGCAGTACACTCCAAAAAAAGCTCATTTATAACATATAAGCTTATATATTCTTTATTTCTGGTTAAAAACCTTTTCTCTATATTCAACGCGAAATTGATGCAATGAATTTACCCACTTATACCAAACAGCAGCTCGCTTTACGCAACGGACAGGATAAACCCCAGATCTGGGTGGCTTACAAAGGGTTGATTTACGACATGACCGATAGCAGGTTATGGCGAAATGGCAAGCATTACGAACACTGGGCTGGGCAGGACCTCACCGACGAATTGCCGGATGCACCACATACCGAGACTGTTTTTGAAAAGTTTACTCCGATTGCCATCTTGGTTAAACCAGGTTAATTTTAGTAAGGGTTGATTGCTTTAGCTCCTTAAATTCTGACGGCCTTTTACCTACCATTTTATAAAAAGTATTACTGAAAGAAGAAATGCTGTTGTAGCCCACCTGATAGGCCACTTCGCTAATGGTGGCATCGCTTTCCAATAACTTTTCCATCGCCTTAATCATTCTGGCAAGTTTCAGGTACTGGAAAAAAGAAGTATCTAAAGCCGACTGAAATAGTCTTGAGAGCGTACGCTCACTAAAGCCCATGGCTTTGCCCACACTTTCTAAACTCATGCTATCGTTGCCTAATCCATCTACAATATATCTTAACACCGGCCTTAAGCGCATGTTATCAGTGGTCGGTAGCGCAATGGGCAAGGGATGTTCGCTCACCACTGGCAGAATGTTTTTAAGTGTATTTAAAAAATCGTACTCGTGTGTTTTAGGTGCAATATTCCCATTCCAGCGCTCCGAAAAGAGGAACATCTCTAGCAAAAGGTTGTTTACCGGGTAAATACCAATCTGTTTGTAAAATGGGTTTTCATCATCTGTAGCGGTGTCAAAATAAATATTCCGCACAATAGCAGCATGATAACGGTGCTGCAAATGGTGCTCAACCCCCATGGGGATCCAAACATAGTGCCGGGCAGGCAAAAAATAAGATTTCTCTTTGGTGTAAAGA
The nucleotide sequence above comes from Pedobacter riviphilus. Encoded proteins:
- a CDS encoding cytochrome b5 domain-containing protein is translated as MNLPTYTKQQLALRNGQDKPQIWVAYKGLIYDMTDSRLWRNGKHYEHWAGQDLTDELPDAPHTETVFEKFTPIAILVKPG
- a CDS encoding helix-turn-helix domain-containing protein, coding for MIKVSNEDLLFAIDERPETMYVWHSRFEDRFQDHKHLKGQLTYVEGGIIFLYTKEKSYFLPARHYVWIPMGVEHHLQHRYHAAIVRNIYFDTATDDENPFYKQIGIYPVNNLLLEMFLFSERWNGNIAPKTHEYDFLNTLKNILPVVSEHPLPIALPTTDNMRLRPVLRYIVDGLGNDSMSLESVGKAMGFSERTLSRLFQSALDTSFFQYLKLARMIKAMEKLLESDATISEVAYQVGYNSISSFSNTFYKMVGKRPSEFKELKQSTLTKINLV